Proteins encoded together in one Streptomyces sp. NA04227 window:
- a CDS encoding FHA domain-containing protein has protein sequence MSGSDSLARGVPPGRPGTLHARTVSDDLTAPPRPGLTIRFGRGEKPDTQLAVGVDDRRVSRRHGELTYREGHWWLRNTGQQLLRLPRGLMMHASSEPIPLATGYTPLFVKGSGHREHLVELYVADHDDRGPVAHRREETVQPQRWALNEDERLLLVVLGRQYLEYEPDPRPLTYGRAAEQLAHLRPDANWNVRRIEYRVELVRHRLHRTGFKYPLVHDNPEERPSDNGLLHNLLRGLVESTTLVPPDLDLLDEFGPPDPS, from the coding sequence ATGAGCGGCTCCGACAGCCTGGCCCGTGGCGTCCCGCCCGGGCGGCCCGGCACCCTGCACGCGCGCACGGTCAGCGACGATCTCACCGCCCCGCCGCGGCCGGGACTGACCATCCGCTTCGGACGCGGGGAGAAGCCGGACACCCAACTGGCCGTCGGCGTGGACGACCGGCGGGTGAGCAGACGGCACGGCGAACTGACCTACCGCGAGGGCCACTGGTGGCTGCGCAACACCGGGCAGCAACTCCTGCGGCTGCCCCGGGGCCTGATGATGCACGCCAGCTCCGAACCGATTCCGCTCGCCACCGGCTACACCCCGCTGTTCGTGAAGGGTTCGGGCCACCGCGAGCACCTGGTCGAGCTGTATGTCGCGGACCACGACGACCGGGGCCCGGTGGCCCACCGCAGGGAGGAGACCGTACAGCCGCAGCGGTGGGCGCTGAACGAGGACGAGCGGCTGCTGCTCGTGGTGCTCGGACGGCAGTACCTGGAGTACGAGCCGGACCCGCGGCCGCTGACCTACGGCCGGGCCGCCGAGCAGCTCGCCCACCTCCGCCCGGACGCCAACTGGAACGTCCGCAGGATCGAGTACCGCGTGGAGCTGGTACGCCACCGGCTGCACCGCACCGGCTTCAAGTACCCGCTGGTGCACGACAATCCGGAGGAGCGTCCCTCGGACAACGGCCTCCTGCACAACCTGCTCAGAGGCCTCGTGGAGTCGACCACCCTGGTGCCGCCGGACCTGGACCTCCTCGACGAATTCGGGCCGCCCGACCCCTCGTGA
- a CDS encoding serine/threonine-protein kinase — MHRGERVGKYRLTNGPVEGGRGAVWFAVDTELGRSVVLKRAKLESSSQSAFDELLAEARALARFSHPHVVTLFDAVRTGKDKRATFWLVMEHVKGGSLDVPVKLAPQHAAAVGAQIADALAALHAKGLVHCDVKPANIVITEDRVAKLADFGAAYRVDSSVTITPNGQLRLTPAYAAPEAFRGAPERATDVFSLGATLYTLITGTPPLRGPGQTVRIEALSPQVGPLGALLTDMLRPDPKSRPTAAAVHSALTGHAAGALDLATLPLERITKPLSVVDLPTEVQPPAPWHRTALPGRRGLLTAGAVAVVALAVGATVLWASGSGDGDETDAAAPSPSPSTSARTEPAFLGDPRTADPCALLDARVFPSYEDAQLDRYQGNFNRCDVLLREGRTDVVDVRVELDSDPLPEAEKRSTRGRVVVVEAPGEPKECLRTLAVSGAQGGSLRITAVARKPDKVKKDLCDSADAAVDYAVNQLNDGDIDRRSPAFASDSLAHEDACSLLDVAALGKLPGVDARNPEAGFGDWSCQWTSTTNDVEVDLQFDQGGLARGPKEERTRIGGREAVVLPDSEGDGSCRVELVHREYLGPDRVEGTERVALVAKGEGPKGFNHCALAKDLAKSAAESLSSR, encoded by the coding sequence GTGCACCGGGGGGAGAGGGTCGGTAAGTACCGGCTCACGAACGGCCCCGTCGAAGGCGGGCGGGGAGCCGTCTGGTTCGCCGTCGACACCGAGCTGGGCCGCAGTGTCGTACTCAAGCGGGCCAAGCTGGAGAGCAGCAGCCAGAGCGCCTTCGACGAACTGCTCGCCGAGGCACGGGCATTGGCGAGATTCAGCCATCCGCATGTGGTGACCCTGTTCGACGCCGTCCGTACCGGCAAGGACAAGCGGGCCACGTTCTGGCTGGTGATGGAGCATGTGAAGGGCGGCAGCCTGGACGTCCCGGTGAAGCTCGCCCCGCAGCACGCCGCGGCCGTCGGCGCCCAGATCGCCGACGCGCTGGCCGCCCTGCACGCCAAGGGACTTGTGCACTGCGACGTCAAGCCCGCGAACATCGTGATCACCGAGGACCGGGTGGCCAAGCTCGCCGACTTCGGCGCCGCCTACCGGGTGGACTCCAGTGTCACGATCACGCCCAACGGGCAGCTCAGGCTCACCCCCGCGTACGCCGCTCCGGAGGCGTTCCGGGGCGCTCCCGAGCGCGCCACCGACGTGTTCTCGCTCGGCGCGACCCTCTACACCCTGATCACCGGAACTCCGCCCCTGCGCGGGCCCGGACAGACGGTACGGATCGAGGCGCTCAGCCCCCAGGTCGGGCCGCTCGGCGCACTGCTCACCGACATGCTGCGGCCCGACCCGAAGTCCCGGCCCACCGCCGCCGCGGTGCACAGCGCGCTCACCGGCCACGCGGCCGGGGCACTGGACCTCGCCACGCTGCCTCTTGAGCGGATCACCAAGCCCCTGTCCGTGGTGGACCTGCCCACCGAGGTCCAGCCCCCTGCCCCGTGGCACCGGACCGCTCTCCCTGGACGCCGCGGGCTGCTGACGGCCGGTGCCGTCGCCGTGGTGGCGCTGGCCGTCGGCGCCACGGTGCTGTGGGCGAGCGGGTCCGGCGACGGCGACGAGACGGACGCGGCGGCCCCGTCCCCGTCGCCGAGCACTTCGGCCCGTACCGAGCCCGCCTTCCTCGGCGACCCCCGTACGGCCGACCCCTGCGCCCTCCTCGACGCACGGGTGTTCCCCTCCTACGAGGACGCCCAACTCGACCGCTACCAGGGCAACTTCAACCGGTGCGACGTACTGCTGCGGGAAGGCCGCACGGATGTCGTGGACGTCCGGGTCGAGCTGGACTCCGATCCGCTGCCCGAGGCGGAGAAGCGGAGCACGAGGGGGCGGGTCGTCGTCGTGGAAGCGCCCGGCGAACCCAAGGAGTGCCTGCGCACGCTCGCCGTCAGCGGTGCACAGGGCGGCAGTCTGCGGATCACCGCGGTCGCCAGGAAGCCCGACAAGGTCAAGAAGGACCTGTGCGACAGCGCCGACGCCGCCGTGGACTACGCGGTGAACCAGCTCAACGACGGTGACATCGACCGGCGTTCGCCCGCCTTTGCGTCCGACTCCCTTGCCCACGAGGACGCGTGCTCGCTGCTCGACGTCGCGGCGCTGGGCAAGCTGCCCGGCGTCGACGCCCGGAACCCGGAGGCCGGGTTCGGCGACTGGTCCTGCCAGTGGACGTCCACCACCAACGACGTGGAGGTGGACCTCCAGTTCGACCAGGGCGGGCTGGCGCGCGGACCGAAGGAGGAACGCACCAGGATCGGTGGCCGTGAGGCCGTCGTCCTGCCGGACAGCGAGGGCGACGGGTCCTGCCGCGTCGAGCTGGTGCATCGCGAGTACCTCGGCCCGGACCGGGTGGAGGGCACCGAACGGGTGGCCCTCGTCGCCAAGGGGGAGGGCCCCAAGGGCTTCAACCACTGTGCTCTGGCGAAGGACTTGGCGAAGTCGGCGGCCGAGTCCCTGTCCTCGCGCTGA